Proteins from one Candidatus Palauibacter australiensis genomic window:
- a CDS encoding AbrB/MazE/SpoVT family DNA-binding domain-containing protein, with amino-acid sequence MRISERGQITIPKKLRDRFGMNHNVEVELVPTEGGLLIRKRTAAGHPVDRVYGILGTGGNTDDYIEAIRGR; translated from the coding sequence ATGCGCATATCGGAGCGGGGGCAGATCACGATCCCCAAGAAGCTGAGAGACCGTTTCGGCATGAATCACAACGTCGAAGTCGAACTCGTTCCAACGGAAGGGGGCCTTCTCATTCGAAAGAGAACGGCCGCCGGGCACCCCGTGGACCGGGTGTACGGCATCCTGGGGACGGGCGGGAACACGGACGACTACATCGAGGCGATTCGGGGCCGATGA
- a CDS encoding PIN domain-containing protein encodes MITAVDTSVLLDIFLPDDRHGRTSREWLVEAYDAGAIIVSHVVYAELTPAFPDREALDRALREVNVVVSPIDAGMAHDAGRRWGQYRQSGGARDRIITDFLIGAHAVAAADRFLTRDRGFFSSYFPELERED; translated from the coding sequence ATGATCACGGCGGTGGATACGAGCGTCCTCCTCGACATCTTCCTTCCGGACGACCGTCACGGCCGCACCTCGCGGGAGTGGCTGGTGGAGGCATATGACGCCGGGGCGATCATCGTCTCTCACGTCGTGTACGCCGAGTTGACGCCCGCGTTCCCGGACCGGGAGGCGCTGGACCGGGCTCTGCGCGAGGTCAACGTCGTCGTATCTCCAATCGATGCGGGCATGGCCCACGATGCGGGGCGGCGCTGGGGACAGTATCGCCAATCCGGAGGGGCCCGGGACCGGATCATCACGGACTTTCTGATCGGCGCCCACGCCGTGGCCGCCGCCGACCGCTTTCTAACCCGGGACCGTGGATTCTTCTCCAGCTACTTCCCCGAACTCGAACGGGAGGACTGA